The following coding sequences are from one Mugil cephalus isolate CIBA_MC_2020 chromosome 9, CIBA_Mcephalus_1.1, whole genome shotgun sequence window:
- the glod4 gene encoding glyoxalase domain-containing protein 4, producing MALRRALHFVFKVGDRTKTATFYRDVLGMKILRHEEFEEGCKATCNGPYDGKWSKTMVGFGPEDDHFVAELTYNYGVGEYQLGNDFLGLTLQSSQAVSNAKRLGWPLTEVGDALYLTQAPGGYPFYLVDKDQPPHDPVQKVCLGVSDLQRSTHYWTTLLGMKLMDKNEEKKTVLMGFSDSQCKLELRDISGTVDHGTAFGRIAFSCPRDQLPDLEALMKKENQKILTPLVSLDTPGKATVEVVILADPDGHEICFVGDEAFRQLSMVDPKGNELLDKAMAEDKSDEWFAKHNKQKAAA from the exons ATGGCTTTGAGACGAGcgctgcattttgttttcaaagttgGTGACAGGACCAAAACAGCCACGTTTTACCGAGACGTTCTGGGCATGAAG aTTTTACGGCACGAAGAGTTTGAAGAAGGCTGCAAAGCAACTTGTAATGG CCCTTACGACGGGAAGTGGAGCAAGACAATGGTTGGCTTTGGTCCAGAAGATGACCATTTTGTTGCTGAACTGACATACAACTATGGAGTGGGAGAGTATCAGCTCGGCAATGACTTCTTG GGACTCACCCTGCAGTCGAGCCAAGCTGTGAGCAACGCTAAACGTCTTGGGTGGCCTCTCACTGAGGTGGGAGACGCTCTGTATCTGACCCAGGCACCTGGAGGCTACCCCTTCTACCTCGTGGACAAAGATCAGCCTCCTCATG ACCCTGTGCAGAAGGTTTGTCTCGGGGTGTCGGACCTCCAGAGATCCACCCACTACTGGACTACTCTGTTAGGAATGAAGTTGATGGACAAGAATGAGGAAAAGAAGACGGTGTTGATGGGATTCTCAGACAGTCAA TGTAAACTGGAGCTTCGTGATATCAGTGGAACAGTTGACCATGGGACGGCGTTTGGGAGAATAGCATTTTCATGCCCACGGGATCAA TTGCCAGACCTCGAAGCCTTGATGAAGAAGGAAAATCAGAAAATACTCACTCCATTAGTCAGCCTGGATACTCCTGGGAAAGCCACAGTAGAGGTGGTTATATTGGCTGACCCG GACGGCCATGAGATATGTTTTGTGGGAGACGAGGCGTTTAGGCAGCTGTCTATGGTGGACCCCAAAGGAAATGAATTACTCGACAAG GCTATGGCTGAAGATAAAAGTGACGAGTGGTttgcaaaacacaacaaacagaaggcAGCCGCATGA
- the mrm3a gene encoding rRNA methyltransferase 3A, mitochondrial, translated as MAAYMRGVINLASTEISAFLSKGSGITVESKRYVRGLRRKPVKVLFPENETSKIVKPPPQSRPAERDVKRQGGAKVTYTTDERDFVRTKTNAQGNVKPAPVTVPVTKNEVDGLRFERAFPGDKRLSRLVSVARSRTFREHQGKILLEGRRLICDALVAGAKPQTVFFSKVERLQELPLDKLRRATLIKTKFEDIKIWSDVVAPQGVIAIFSRPDPSQLNFASKGHSMPLSLICDNIRDPGNLGTMLRCAAAAGCHSVLLTKGCVDAWEPKVLRAAMGAHFRLPIYPSLDWDDIEGHLPENVTVHVADNIGGPDQSRETETEVNTSSKAGDYGWVSTRSVHKNTQVEEYESDSDYDSDSDDEELKLPSVHSKPYHESWAQSPTALVVGGETHGLSLESVELAEKTDGRRLFIPIVPGVDSLNSAMAASILLFEGRKQLLNLLQTSGKKRQAKAERQLS; from the exons ATGGCGGCGTACATGAGAGGCGTGATTAATCTCGCTTCCACAGAGATAAGTGCTTTCCTATCTAAGGGAAGCGGTATTACCGTGGAATCTAAGCGGTATGTACGCGGGCTGAGAAGGAAACCTGTCAAAGTGTTGTTTCCCGAAAACGAGACAAGTAAAATCGTGAAGCCGCCGCCACAGTCTCGGCCAGCAGAGCGAGATGTCAAGAGGCAAGGGGGGGCGAAAGTCACATATACAACAGACGAGAGAGATTTTGTAAGGACCAAGACAAATGCGCAAGGAAATGTAAAGCCTGCTCCTGTTACTGTACCTGTTACAAAGAATGAAGTTGACGGACTGCGATTTGAGAGGGCGTTCCCCGGAGATAAACGACTGTC GAGGTTGGTGAGCGTTGCTCGTTCCAGGACATTCCGAGAACATCAGGGTAAAATCCTCCTGGAGGGCAGGCGTTTGATCTGTGATGCCCTGGTTGCTGGTGCCAAACCACAGACGGTGTTCTTCAGTAAAGTGGAACGGCTCCAAGAGCTGCCCTTAGACAAGCTGAGAAGGGCCACGCTGATAAAAACCAAGTTTGAGGACATCAAGATCTGGTCTGATGTTGTGGCCCCACAGGGGGTGATCG CCATTTTTTCTCGCCCGGACCCGTCACAACTGAACTTTGCAAGCAAAGGTCATTCAATGCCCCTGTCCCTGATATGTGACAACATCCGAGATCCGGGTAATCTCGGGACTATGCTGcgatgtgctgctgctgctggctgccaTAGTGTGCTCCTCACCAAGG GTTGCGTTGATGCTTGGGAGCCTAAAGTTCTGCGTGCAGCAATGGGCGCCCATTTCCGCCTTCCTATTTATCCCAGTCTGGACTGGGATGATATTGAAGGTCATTTGCCTGAAAATGTGACTGTGCATGTGGCTGACAATATCGGCGGTCCTGACCAGAgtagagaaacagaaacagaagttaATACGTCCTCCAAAGCAGGAGATTATGGCTGGGTCAGCACTAGGTctgttcacaaaaacacacaagtcgAGGAATACGAATCTGACTCGGATTATGATTCAGACTCTGATGATGAGGAACTTAAACTCCCCAGCGTGCACAGCAAGCCGTACCATGAGAGCTGGGCTCAGAGTCCCACCGCTCTTGTGGTAGGCGGCGAGACTCATGGTCTGAGTCTAGAATCAGTCGAGTTAGCCGAGAAGACCGACGGTCGCAGGCTCTTCATTCCCATCGTTCCTGGTGTGGACAGCCTGAATTCAGCCATGGCTGCCAGTATCCTTTTGTTTGAGGGCAGGAAGCAACTGTTAAATCTGCTGCAAACATCTGGAAAGAAACGTCAAGCTAAAGCTGAGAGACAGCTTTCATAA